A genome region from Diorhabda carinulata isolate Delta chromosome 2, icDioCari1.1, whole genome shotgun sequence includes the following:
- the LOC130903870 gene encoding uncharacterized protein LOC130903870, which translates to MKMGCKLVVFGLFFMVSGLAGDRENVTVVESNQGRSIRDSIYRGLLVCALRYDAGCFMDVAHNYLDLKRTELLVQADQEVARATGSTSAQAKPSQIAKTIEKLFADLTALFKDGFSSWFNSKDDDDELSNDKTKEIEGDDDEEDDDDNKKGGNASRDVGVIFLKVALLVKIFEAVLKLKLVLLGTGFLILYVAKIWLDHKNRKDDHMETGGIVYKNPLEAGGAEWAGPGTPGEYHEGRKKKKKKKKKYIYAIIMAAIAKLGLLVKLLQAGLLLKIALTTLAILGVSVAKLIFLIKQGKQKTIYYENSHHDHHYEHDDIYEHDEHHGWKRSVRSANYMAYTKQIP; encoded by the exons atgaaaatggGTTGCAAACTCGTCGTTttcggattattttttatggtaTCCGGACTTGCTGGTGATCGTGAAAATGTGACAGTGGTCGAATCGAATCAAGGACGGTCTATTAGGGATTCGATTTATAGGGGACTGCTCGTATGTGCTCTACGGTACGACGCTGGTTGTTTCATGGACGTCGCTCATAATTATTTGGATTTGAAAAGGACGGAATTATTAG TGCAAGCTGACCAGGAGGTAGCTAGGGCTACTGGTAGTACCAGCGCCCAAGCGAAGCCATCACAAATAgctaaaactattgaaaaactATTCGCAGATCTTACTGCATTATTTAAAGATGGATTCTCCAGTTGGTTCAATTCtaaagatgacgatgatgaATTATCCAACgataaaactaaagaaatagaAGGAGACGATGATGAAGAAGACGATGATGATAATAAAAAGGGAGGAAATGCCAGTCGAGACGTCGGAG TGATTTTCCTAAAAGTAGCTTTACtcgtgaaaattttcgaagCCGTTTTGAAATTGAAGTTGGTACTGTTAGGAACGGGATTTTTGATACTTTACGTAGCGAAAATTTGGTTGGATCACAAAAATAGAAAGGACGATCATATGGAAACCGGCGGAATCGTTTATAAGAATCCGTTGGAAGCTGGTGGGGCTGAATGGGCGGGACCTGGAACGCCAGGGGAATACCACG AAggtagaaagaagaaaaaaaagaagaagaagaaatacatCTACGCCATCATCATGGCGGCAATAGCGAAATTAGGATTGTTGGTGAAACTTCTTCAAGCCGGACTCCTGTTAAAAATCGCTTTAACTACTCTCGCCATTCTTGGAGTCTCAGTAgctaaattgatatttttgattaaacaGGGCAAACAAAAGACTATTTATTACGAAAACTCCCATCACGATCATCACTACGAACACGACGATATTTATGAACACGATGAACATCACGGGTGGAAAAGAAGCGTCAGAAGCGCTAATTATATGGCTTATACCAAACAGATTCCGTGA